The window GTGGTTAGAACCAACCCAAGCGGTGTTTGCTGATGAGCTTTTATCTGCGACCATTGATAACTCAGCGTCTGCTTGCCACCTTGCCAGGAAATAGATTCCTGGCTCATGGTCATCTCGATTTGATGACCATAATTTCTCGATAACATCTGCCGTGTCACCCACCAACCTCGGGCATAAATCTGGCTTAAAATTTCAATCACCGCAAGGATAATAAAGAAAGCTCCCAGGTGTTTACTCATCCCTTCCACGTTAAGTTGAATAATTAACCCGGCAATCATCAATAAGATGAAAGCCTTCGCATACTTTTGCAGGAAAGATTGCTTTACCTCGATACGCGATTGCTCAAAACACTCGCCTAGGTATTTTTTATCCAATTCAAAGCTTACAGTGAATTCTTGTTTCTCAGACATCTATAGCTACTTCGCTTAATTCTCAGAAACAATTTTCTTAATGCCCTGACCGTCAATACCTAAGTAGATAAAGCCGTCAGGAGCCTGGTAAACATTACGAACCCGGCCAACGTCTTTAAAGATTTTTTCTTGCGAAACAACCTTATCGCCATCAACTGTCAGTAACACCAGGTAATTGAATTTCATTGAACCGGCAAGCATTTTGCCTTTCCACTCTGGGTATTTATCGGAGGTAACAAAGGTTAATCCGGAAGGCGCCAGAGACGGTGTCCAGTTGATTTTCGGCTGTTCCATGCCGTCTTTTTCGGTCAGATCCGTGAACGACGTTCCGCTGTAATTAACACCGTAACTGATAACCGGCCAGCCGTAGTTAAGACCTTTTTGAATCAGGTTAACTTCATCGCCACCTTTTGGCCCATGCTCGGTCGCCCAGATATTGCCAGTTGTCGGGTCCATTGCCATACCCTGAGGGTTACGGTGGCCATAGCTAAAAACCGCAGGTTTCGCGTCTTTGTCACCCACAAACGGGTTGTCATCAGGAATGCTGCCATCGGCTTTAATTCGGTAAATTTTACCGCTATCCAATGCCAGATTTTGCGGATTTTCATCGCGCATACCACGATCGCCGATTGAGAAAAACAAATCGCCATTTTGATCAAATACGATGCGGCTACCATAGTGCTGGCGTTTTTCACTTTCACCTTCAGCCTTGTAAAGTACCTGCTGTTCAACCAGCTGCATGCCATCTAACTTGGCACGCATTAGCGCCGTATTACTGCCCTCACCTTCTTCGGTGGAATAGGTGAAATATAACCAGCCATTGTTGGCATAATCAGGATCAACAACGATATCTAATAAACCGCCCTGGCCATAATCGTGAATATCCGGTAACCCTGAAATCGTCTGATCCAGTAATTTGCCATCACGAACAACTTTAATTTCACCTTCACGTTCGGTAACCAGCAAATCGCCATTAGGTAACTGCGTCATTCCCCAGGGAATATCAATACCTTCGGTTACCAATGTCGCCTTAAAGCCTGCCTGCAGTTTAGAATCTGCGATTTCTGGGCCAGAATCGGCATTAGCAATCGTTGATAGCATTGGCGATGCCAATAACGCCGCGGTGATAAGTGTTAAACCATATTTATTCAACATAAAACCTACTTAATGTTCTGTCTGATTCTTAATTGTAAACGATACGTTAGCCAGATAACCAGTGTTGAAACCAAAGCGATACTCAGATGCACCGCAAACGCCTTGAAGGTTAGATTCTGCTGCCACAATAATCGGGTACCATTGACCGTTAACAGCATCAGATCAATGAGACTGATGTGCAGCCAGAGAATTGCGGTTAGAAGTGGCCAGCGATATTTTTCTATCTGCAATATTTTCATTACGGCTCTTTCATTCCGGTAAATCTGTGCTGGTTTCCAGCCAGGTCATCAATTCAGGGTAATGAAAACGATGATTGTTTGCCTCGAGCACCTTAGGTATCACCTGTTTTCCTTCATCCTCTGCCTGCGGCGAAAACGCCGGCATCTCTCTACCTAACACCTGATGAGCTTTCTCATAAAACGTCTGGCGGGATGGATGATTCGGGCTGACACCGTTGATAACAGGCTGAGATTTTAACCCTGGCTTGTTAATCATTTCGCTAATAATCTCAATCACATCCTGCTGATGAATAAAGTTTATGACCGAATCTGGATTTGGGATCACCCTGCCTTCGCGAAAAAAGCGCCCGGGATGGCGATTCGGTCCGATCAGCCCGCCAAGACGAAGGACCTGTTTATCGTTAATTTGACTATTAAGAATTGCTTGTTCTGCTTTTGCCATGATCGCGACCTTCGGAGCTTGCAAGTTCAATTCGCTTTGTTCATCGACGCGGCCTGACAAGCCATTATAAACCGCGGTAGAGCTGCACATAATAATATGTTCGAGCTGGATTGATTGAGATTCAGCAGCGCTAACAAGCTGGGTGATGATTTGCGGATAATTGTCTTCACCATGGCGAATTCTCGGCGGTATGCAAATGATCATTACCTCACTGGCATAAACTGCTTCGGCAGAGAGTAATCCAGAGATATCACCGGCATCACTGGCTTTGAATTCAACCGCATTCAAGCCGGTATCTCTGAGTGATGATACTTTTTCCGGACTTGTTGCTGTCACCAACACCTGATGACCTAACGTCGTTAAATGTTCCGCCAGCGGCAAGCCGAGCCAACCTGCGCCTATGATGGTAACCGTTTTATTTGTCATGAGTCGCTTGCCTGATTGCAAATAGTCCTTCAAAGGTTGCACAGATTTGATCGCCATCAAATACTTC is drawn from Thalassotalea sp. PS06 and contains these coding sequences:
- a CDS encoding YcxB family protein; the encoded protein is MSEKQEFTVSFELDKKYLGECFEQSRIEVKQSFLQKYAKAFILLMIAGLIIQLNVEGMSKHLGAFFIILAVIEILSQIYARGWWVTRQMLSRNYGHQIEMTMSQESISWQGGKQTLSYQWSQIKAHQQTPLGLVLTTDDGARHYFSKSHFEDDSWQFLLQHLPLS
- a CDS encoding PQQ-dependent sugar dehydrogenase, yielding MLNKYGLTLITAALLASPMLSTIANADSGPEIADSKLQAGFKATLVTEGIDIPWGMTQLPNGDLLVTEREGEIKVVRDGKLLDQTISGLPDIHDYGQGGLLDIVVDPDYANNGWLYFTYSTEEGEGSNTALMRAKLDGMQLVEQQVLYKAEGESEKRQHYGSRIVFDQNGDLFFSIGDRGMRDENPQNLALDSGKIYRIKADGSIPDDNPFVGDKDAKPAVFSYGHRNPQGMAMDPTTGNIWATEHGPKGGDEVNLIQKGLNYGWPVISYGVNYSGTSFTDLTEKDGMEQPKINWTPSLAPSGLTFVTSDKYPEWKGKMLAGSMKFNYLVLLTVDGDKVVSQEKIFKDVGRVRNVYQAPDGFIYLGIDGQGIKKIVSEN
- a CDS encoding NAD(P)-binding domain-containing protein, with the translated sequence MTNKTVTIIGAGWLGLPLAEHLTTLGHQVLVTATSPEKVSSLRDTGLNAVEFKASDAGDISGLLSAEAVYASEVMIICIPPRIRHGEDNYPQIITQLVSAAESQSIQLEHIIMCSSTAVYNGLSGRVDEQSELNLQAPKVAIMAKAEQAILNSQINDKQVLRLGGLIGPNRHPGRFFREGRVIPNPDSVINFIHQQDVIEIISEMINKPGLKSQPVINGVSPNHPSRQTFYEKAHQVLGREMPAFSPQAEDEGKQVIPKVLEANNHRFHYPELMTWLETSTDLPE